AGCATTGTCTTGATCTAAAATTTAAACCAGGAAAACTTGTATGTACGCTTTTCTCATCACGATTTTTCTCTTGATCGCCGTGTTGCAAACCATCGTCATTCTCATGCAAGCGAGCAAGGGCGGCGGTTTGGCCGGCTCTTTCGGCGGCAGCACCATGGGCACGGTTTTCGGCTCGCGCGGCGCTGCGACATTCTTGAGCAAGCTCACTGCAATTCTCGCGGCTTCCTTCATGGTAATGGCGTTGATCCTGGGCTTGATGAAATCGGCCGCTGGCCCCAGCAGCAGCCTGGTTGGCCAGGAACGTGAAGAGCGCCAGGTGAGAACGCCCTCCCCGGCTGACATCGGCGCGCCGATTGCCCCGGGTTTGCAGCAGACGCCGCCGCCGGCAGCGCCAAAACAAGAGTAGCTTTACTCGATTTCTTTTTGTATTGTCACGCGAATTGTCATCCGACGAAGATCTTGTTTGGTAATGTTCAGTCACGGCTTGGCCGTGACTTAGTTACAGCAGATGCCGCGGCAGAACAAACCGGGCTTACCGATTTTGAATCTCAAAGTCCATTCGGTTGATTTTTAATTGGGGGATTCTCAGTTGCGGAAGTGGTGAAACTGGTAGACACGCTATCTTGAGGGGGTAGTGGGTTCGCCCGTGGGGGTTCAAATCCCCCCTTCCGCACCAAACTTGATTCCCGCTTTGATGTCAAAGTGTGGAAGCAAAACGAAAAAGGCCAAATTGACGATCTGTCAATGTTGGCCTTTTTTGTTTATTCTACCGCCCGGGCGGACAAACCGCGAATCAACGCGAATGGGAAATCTATTAGCGTACATTCGCGTTAATTAGCGGTTGCAGGAAATGGGTACGTTATTCAAATGGCATTCCTCACGGAAACTTCAATTCCAACCCAAAGCGCGGATAAGCTTTCAGCTTGAGCTTGAAGGGATCTTCTTCCGACAAAACGCGCTGCCCGATTTGAAACCCGCTTTTTAATTCATTGCGAAACGCCAGGCTGCCGCCGGCAAACACATGCAAGGCAAAGTTGGCAATCGGCACGCCCAGGCCGAGGCCGAGCACCGGCTCGATGTGCGTTGCCACGCGCAAACCGCCGAGCAAATGCACGGAAGAAGCAATGGTCGGGGCTTTGGTATCCACCGGCTTGAAATGGTAATTGATCACCCCGAACGCCGCCAGGTCGCCGCTGGGCTGCGGCCGCACGATGATGGTACCGTCCTCGCCAATTTCGAGCACAATATCGTTAAGCGTTGTAATCGCCGTGGCAATGCCGTAGCTCCAGCGTTCCAACGGCGTATTATCGAACACCGCGGACGCGAGATAGCGATCCTCCTCCAGCGTCTTCTTGACGATCACCGAAATATCCGAGGATTTCTTGAATTTGTCCGGGATTTCAAAACGGCGCACGTCGATCCACGTGGTTTTCTGTTCGGCAGAATCCAATGCCGCTTGTATGCCGAACCCGATAAGCTGCAGAAACGCCGGCAGGTTCTCTTCAAACGGCGTGGGTTTCGACTTCAACATGACGGAAACAAATGAAGGCGCGTTTTCCGTGCGCGAGACAAACAAA
This window of the Cytophagia bacterium CHB2 genome carries:
- the secG gene encoding preprotein translocase subunit SecG, coding for MYAFLITIFLLIAVLQTIVILMQASKGGGLAGSFGGSTMGTVFGSRGAATFLSKLTAILAASFMVMALILGLMKSAAGPSSSLVGQEREERQVRTPSPADIGAPIAPGLQQTPPPAAPKQE